The DNA sequence ATTAAGTGATACAATGACTTATGAGTTTTTTAATATACTAAAATACCTAAAAATAAAATATGGAAATATAAATATATTAAAAAAATATGAAAATATAGAAGTCAATTCAAAAATTCAAGGAAAGAAAATTTTTGAAGAATTAAAAGAATTTAGCAAAACAGATAATAAATTGAATGATAGAGAAATTTCAAATAGTAAAAATAAAAATTCTTATTTATTCAATAATAGATTTTCTCATATCTATGTTGAAAAAAAAATTTTAGATAATAGAAATACTGTGAAAATACTATCTAAATTTGAAGGTTCAAGAGTAATATTCATTGATAATTATAAAGAAGTATTTTCTAGTAATAATCAAGATTTTCATTTACAAAAATTAGGGCAAAAGTTAATACTTGCTTCTAATAAGCCTAATATGATTTATAAAGGTGCTGCTGTGTGTGAAAGTTTTGAAAATGATAATTTTTACTATACTTCATCTATAATAAATTGTATTTATGATTGTGAATATTGCTATTTACAGGGGGTTTATTCATCTGGAAATATAGTTATTTTTGTGGATATAGAAAAAGTATTTGAAGAAGTTGAAGAACTATATAATAAATTAAAAACTTTATATCTTTGTGTATCCTATGACACAGATTTATTGGCAATAGAAAATATCTGTGGCTTCTGTGAAAAATGGTATTATTTTATTGAGGATAAAAAAGATTTAAAAATTGAGTTGAGAACAAAATCAGGAAATATTGATAAATTTTTAAATTTAAAACCTTTGGATAATTTTATATTAGCTTTTACATTATCGCCTGAAAACCTAGCTTTAAAAAATGAAAAATACACAGCTAGTTTTAAAAATAGAGTAAAGGCTATCAAAGAATTACAAGAAAAAGGTTGGAAAGTTAGAATTTGTATAGACCCTTTGATATATACTGATAATTTTGAAAAAAATTATAGTCAAATGATAGAATATTTATTTAATGAGATAGACAAAGAAAAGGTTATTGATATAAGCATAGGAGTATTTAGAATTTCAAAAGAATATTTAAAAAAGATGAGAAATCAAAATCAAAATTCTGAAATTTTATATTATCCTTTTGAATGTATTGATGGAGTTTACACATATTCAGATAAAATAAAATCATATATGGTAAACTTTATTAAAGAACAATTTTTAAAATATATTGATGAGAAAAAAATTTATATTTGATTAATATAAAAATAGTTCGTTACTAGCCAGATTAGCCAATGTAATAAAAAATAGTTCATTGCTAGCTAAATTTCTTAATGATAAAAAATTGACATTCGCTGCAAATTCGGTCAACTCGCTAACAAGTTAGCTCAGACACACCGAGATTTGCTCGGCTCATTTCCTTCAATTTTTTACCTAAAATTTAGAATGCAATTTCACTTATTTTTTATTTACATTACAAAGTGGGATTTATTTAGCATACTCTATTTAATTTTTATCCTAAAATCTGGAATGTAACTCACTTATTTTTATATGTAATCTTATTTATTACTGATAGTAGGGAGTTTTTATGAAATTTGCTTTAATTACAGGTGCTACTTCTGGGATAGGCTATGAAATATCAAAAAGATTATTAAAAATGAATTATACTGTCTACGGTATAGGTAGAAATTTTATAAAAGATAATGATAGAATTTTTAAAGAATATGAAAATTTTATCCCCCTTACCTGTGATTTGTCTAAGCTAGATGAATTGGAAAAAACTTTACATACATTAAAAAAAATAAAATTTGATTTAATAGTAAATTCTGCTGGTGTAGGATACTTTGGTTTGCATGAAGAAATGAATATATCTAAAATCAAAAATATGATAGCAGTTAATTTGCAAGCACCCCTTATTATATCTCAATATTTTTTGAGAACATTAAAAGAAAATAAAGGTATAATAATAAATATTTCATCAGTTACTGCAAAAAAAGAAAGTCCTCTGGCTTCTGTTTATTCTGCAACAAAAGCAGGACTCAGTCAATTTTCAAAAAGTTTATTTGAAGAAGTTAGAAAAAATGATGTCAAAGTTATAACTATTTACCCAGATATGACTAAGACTAATTTTTATGAAAATAATACTTATTTTAGCTGTGATGATGATGAAAAAGCCTATATAAATATTAAAGACATAGGAAACACAATAGAATTTATTTTAAATCAAAGTGAAAATATAGTTTTCACAGATATAACAATAAAGCCACAAAGGCATAAAATAAAGAAAGTAAAAAGAAAGGAATAATACAAAATGAAAATTTCAATTCTAGGAAGTGGAAGTGCAGGAAATTCAACTTTTGTAGAAATAGAAGACTATAAACTTTTGGTAGATACAGGATTTAGTTGCAAAAAAACAGAGGAAAAATTGGAAAAAATTGGGAAAAAATTATCAGATATTTCTGCAATTTTAATAACTCATGAGCATAGTGACCATATAAATGGAGCAGGAGTTATAGCAAGAAAATATGGTATTCCTATCTATATTACTCCTGAAAGTTATAAAGCAGGAGCTATTAAATTAGGAGAATTAGATAAGTCTTTAATTAATTTTATAAATGGAGATTTTATTCTTAAAGATAAAGTAAAAGTCTCTCCTTTTGATGTTATGCACGATGCAGTGAGAACCATTGGTTTTAAATTAGAAACTCAACTCAATAAAAAAATTGCAATATCTACTGATATAGGCTATATAACAAATATAGTTAGAGAATATTTTAAAGATGTAGATGCTATGGTTATTGAAAGCAACTATGATTTTAATACTCTTATGAACTGTACATATCCTTGGAACTTAAAAGAAAGAGTTAAAAGTAGAAATGGACATCTTTCTAATAATGAGTGTGCTAAATTCATTAAAGAAATGTATACAGGCAAATTAAAAAAAGTATTTTTAGCCCATGTAAGCAAAGATAGTAATAATATTTCTTTAATAAAAGGAACTCTTGAAGATGAATTTATGGGAATGATAAGAAAACCTAATTGTGAGATAACTACTCAAGATAATGTAACAAAACTATTTGATATAGATGAATAGGTGGTGACTATGGACGAAATATCAGAATTATGGGAAGACTTAAAATTTGAAGTTGGAAGCATAGGAAATGAACTATTACCTAAAGATAGGCAAGAAGTGTATATTGGTATGGGAGATAGAAATGCAGATATTTTATTTGTTGGAAATGACCCAAAACTTTATTTAGCAGAAGATTATAAAGTTGAAGCTCAATCAAGTGGAGCATTTTTTATAAAACTTTTAGATATAGCTGAATTTTTACCTGAAACATATTATATAACTACACTTAGTAAAAGAGAAATAAAAATAAAAAATTTTTCTGAAGAAGAAAGAAAAAAATTAATAGATTTATTCTTTATGCAAATTGTTTTAATCTCTCCAAAAATTGTTGTTTTTCTTGGAAAAGAAGTAGCACAATTAATTGAAAATAAAGAAATTGATTTTGATAATGAAAGAGGAAAGTTTAATAAATGGAGAGGAGATACTGAAGTTTATTTAACTTATGAAGTGGAAACAGTCATTAAAGCAAGAAATGACAGTGGTAAAAAATCTGCTATTGCAACTAATTTTTGGAATGATATTAAGAATATAAAAGAGAGGTTAAATCATTATGAATAAAAAAGAAGCTAGAGCTTTAATAAAAGAAAAAAGAATGAAATTATCTCAAGAATATATTGATAATGCAAGTAATAAAATATTTGAAAAATTGATGCAAAATGAAGATTTTAAAAATGCAAAAGTTATTATGAGTTATATGGATTTTAAAAATGAGGTTAAAACTGATAAAATAAATAATTTTATTAAAAAATCTGGAAAAATATTAGTTTTACCAAAAGTTACTGATAAGGAAACAATGATAGCCATAGAAGATAAAAATCAATATAGTATAAGTC is a window from the Fusobacterium simiae genome containing:
- a CDS encoding SPL family radical SAM protein — protein: LSDTMTYEFFNILKYLKIKYGNINILKKYENIEVNSKIQGKKIFEELKEFSKTDNKLNDREISNSKNKNSYLFNNRFSHIYVEKKILDNRNTVKILSKFEGSRVIFIDNYKEVFSSNNQDFHLQKLGQKLILASNKPNMIYKGAAVCESFENDNFYYTSSIINCIYDCEYCYLQGVYSSGNIVIFVDIEKVFEEVEELYNKLKTLYLCVSYDTDLLAIENICGFCEKWYYFIEDKKDLKIELRTKSGNIDKFLNLKPLDNFILAFTLSPENLALKNEKYTASFKNRVKAIKELQEKGWKVRICIDPLIYTDNFEKNYSQMIEYLFNEIDKEKVIDISIGVFRISKEYLKKMRNQNQNSEILYYPFECIDGVYTYSDKIKSYMVNFIKEQFLKYIDEKKIYI
- a CDS encoding SDR family oxidoreductase translates to MKFALITGATSGIGYEISKRLLKMNYTVYGIGRNFIKDNDRIFKEYENFIPLTCDLSKLDELEKTLHTLKKIKFDLIVNSAGVGYFGLHEEMNISKIKNMIAVNLQAPLIISQYFLRTLKENKGIIINISSVTAKKESPLASVYSATKAGLSQFSKSLFEEVRKNDVKVITIYPDMTKTNFYENNTYFSCDDDEKAYINIKDIGNTIEFILNQSENIVFTDITIKPQRHKIKKVKRKE
- a CDS encoding MBL fold metallo-hydrolase, whose translation is MKISILGSGSAGNSTFVEIEDYKLLVDTGFSCKKTEEKLEKIGKKLSDISAILITHEHSDHINGAGVIARKYGIPIYITPESYKAGAIKLGELDKSLINFINGDFILKDKVKVSPFDVMHDAVRTIGFKLETQLNKKIAISTDIGYITNIVREYFKDVDAMVIESNYDFNTLMNCTYPWNLKERVKSRNGHLSNNECAKFIKEMYTGKLKKVFLAHVSKDSNNISLIKGTLEDEFMGMIRKPNCEITTQDNVTKLFDIDE
- a CDS encoding uracil-DNA glycosylase family protein, which produces MDEISELWEDLKFEVGSIGNELLPKDRQEVYIGMGDRNADILFVGNDPKLYLAEDYKVEAQSSGAFFIKLLDIAEFLPETYYITTLSKREIKIKNFSEEERKKLIDLFFMQIVLISPKIVVFLGKEVAQLIENKEIDFDNERGKFNKWRGDTEVYLTYEVETVIKARNDSGKKSAIATNFWNDIKNIKERLNHYE
- a CDS encoding 5-formyltetrahydrofolate cyclo-ligase, with translation MNKKEARALIKEKRMKLSQEYIDNASNKIFEKLMQNEDFKNAKVIMSYMDFKNEVKTDKINNFIKKSGKILVLPKVTDKETMIAIEDKNQYSISPFGNKEPDGEEYKGDIGVIITPGVAFDRNKNRIGFGRGYYDRFFIKYPNAKKIAIAFEEQIVDDGIETDKYDKKVDILITEKNIIK